A section of the Streptomyces sp. NBC_01591 genome encodes:
- the ureA gene encoding urease subunit gamma, with the protein MRLTPTERDRLLLFGAAELARARRARGLKLNVPEATALIADTVCEAARDGRRLAEAIEAARSVLGPDDVLPGVADVVTEVHVEAVFDDGSRLAVVSRPLGDGLGDEAPGAVVPGPATPEPEPAVRLTVHNTATVPVSVTSHFHFFEANPRLDFAREAAYGMRLRVPAGSSVRFGPGESVEVGLVPIGGERIAIGFAGLVDGPLDAPGAREEALRRAAACGYLGAER; encoded by the coding sequence GTGCGACTGACTCCGACGGAACGCGACCGGCTACTGCTCTTCGGCGCCGCCGAACTGGCCCGGGCCCGCCGCGCCCGGGGCCTGAAGCTCAATGTCCCCGAGGCGACCGCCCTGATCGCGGACACGGTCTGCGAGGCCGCCCGGGACGGGCGCCGGCTGGCCGAGGCCATCGAGGCCGCGCGGTCCGTGCTCGGCCCCGACGACGTGCTGCCGGGCGTCGCCGACGTCGTCACCGAGGTCCATGTGGAGGCCGTCTTCGACGACGGCTCGCGGCTCGCCGTGGTCTCCCGGCCGCTGGGCGACGGGCTGGGCGACGAGGCGCCCGGGGCGGTCGTCCCCGGGCCCGCCACGCCCGAGCCGGAGCCCGCGGTGCGGCTGACCGTCCACAACACCGCGACCGTGCCGGTCTCCGTGACCTCGCACTTCCACTTCTTCGAGGCCAACCCGCGGCTCGACTTCGCCCGCGAGGCCGCCTACGGGATGCGGCTCCGCGTCCCCGCCGGGTCCTCCGTCCGGTTCGGGCCCGGCGAATCCGTCGAGGTGGGCCTCGTACCGATCGGCGGCGAGCGGATCGCGATCGGCTTCGCGGGCCTGGTGGACGGCCCGCTGGACGCCCCGGGCGCGCGCGAAGAGGCCCTGCGGCGCGCCGCGGCCTGTGGATATCTGGGAGCTGAGCGATGA
- a CDS encoding urease subunit alpha: MSIDPYEYASVHGPRAGDRVRLGDSGLTVRVESDAQQYGEEFLAGFGKTARDGLHLKAATVRDTCDVVISNVLVIDAVQGIRKVSIGIREGRIASIGRAGNPDTLDGVDVVVGTGTTIVSGEGMIATAGAVDTHVHLLSPRIMEASLASGVTTIIGQEFGPVWGVGVNSPWALRHAFNAFDAWPVNIGFLGRGSSSHQAPLVEALAEGGACGFKVHEDMGAHTRALDTALRVAEEHDVQVALHSDGLNECLSVEDTLRVLEGRTIHAFHIEGCGGGHVPNVLRMAGVENVIGSSTNPTLPFGRDAVAEHYGMIVSVHDLKTDLPGDAAMARDRIRAGTMGAEDVLHDLGAIGITSSDAQGMGRAGETVRRTFAMAGKMKAELGPMDGDGPADDNARVLRYIAKLTINPAIAHGLSHEIGSIETGKLADIVLWRPEFFGAKPQLVLKSGFPAYGVTGDPNAATDTCEPLILGPQFGAYGATAADLSVAFVSRAATQLGADSMPTRRRRVGVHGTRGIGPGDLIHNSRTGEVAVDARSGLVTLDGDPLRSEPADSVSLNRLYFL; encoded by the coding sequence ATGAGCATCGATCCGTACGAGTACGCCTCCGTGCACGGCCCGCGCGCCGGGGACCGGGTCCGACTCGGTGACTCCGGGCTGACCGTCCGCGTCGAGTCCGACGCGCAGCAGTACGGCGAGGAGTTCCTCGCCGGCTTCGGCAAGACCGCCCGCGACGGGCTGCACCTCAAGGCCGCCACCGTCCGCGACACCTGCGACGTGGTCATCAGCAATGTGCTGGTCATCGACGCGGTGCAGGGCATCCGCAAGGTGTCGATCGGTATCCGCGAGGGCCGGATCGCGTCGATCGGCCGGGCCGGCAACCCGGACACCCTCGACGGCGTCGACGTCGTCGTCGGCACGGGCACCACCATCGTCTCCGGCGAGGGGATGATCGCGACGGCGGGCGCCGTCGACACCCACGTCCATCTGCTCTCGCCGCGGATCATGGAGGCCTCGCTCGCCTCCGGCGTCACCACGATCATCGGCCAGGAGTTCGGCCCGGTCTGGGGCGTCGGCGTCAACTCGCCCTGGGCCCTGCGCCACGCCTTCAACGCCTTCGACGCCTGGCCGGTCAACATCGGCTTCCTGGGCCGCGGTTCGTCCTCCCACCAGGCCCCGCTGGTCGAGGCGCTCGCGGAGGGCGGGGCCTGCGGCTTCAAGGTGCACGAGGACATGGGCGCCCACACCCGCGCCCTGGACACCGCGCTGCGGGTCGCCGAGGAGCACGACGTCCAGGTCGCCCTGCACAGCGACGGGCTGAACGAGTGCCTGTCGGTCGAGGACACCCTGCGCGTCCTGGAGGGCCGCACGATCCACGCCTTCCACATCGAGGGCTGCGGCGGCGGACACGTCCCCAACGTCCTCAGGATGGCGGGCGTCGAGAACGTCATCGGCTCGTCCACCAACCCGACGCTGCCCTTCGGCCGGGACGCCGTCGCCGAGCACTACGGGATGATCGTCTCCGTACACGACCTCAAGACGGACCTGCCGGGCGACGCCGCCATGGCCCGCGACCGCATCCGCGCCGGGACGATGGGCGCCGAGGACGTGCTGCACGACCTGGGAGCCATCGGCATCACCTCGTCCGACGCCCAGGGCATGGGGCGGGCCGGCGAGACGGTGCGCCGCACCTTCGCGATGGCCGGGAAGATGAAGGCCGAGCTCGGCCCGATGGACGGCGACGGCCCCGCGGACGACAACGCCCGGGTGCTGCGCTACATCGCCAAGCTCACCATCAACCCCGCCATCGCCCACGGCCTCTCGCACGAGATCGGCTCCATCGAGACCGGCAAGCTCGCCGACATCGTGCTGTGGCGGCCCGAGTTCTTCGGCGCCAAGCCGCAGCTCGTACTGAAGTCCGGCTTCCCCGCGTACGGGGTCACGGGCGACCCGAACGCCGCCACCGACACCTGCGAACCCCTGATCCTCGGGCCGCAGTTCGGGGCGTACGGAGCCACCGCCGCCGATCTCTCCGTGGCCTTCGTCTCGCGGGCGGCGACCCAGCTCGGCGCCGACTCGATGCCCACCCGCCGCCGCCGCGTCGGCGTGCACGGCACCCGGGGCATCGGCCCCGGCGACCTGATCCACAACTCCCGTACCGGAGAGGTCGCCGTGGACGCCCGCAGCGGTCTGGTCACCCTGGACGGCGACCCGCTGCGCTCCGAGCCGGCCGACTCCGTCTCCCTCAACCGCCTCTACTTCCTCTGA